A portion of the Canis aureus isolate CA01 chromosome 32, VMU_Caureus_v.1.0, whole genome shotgun sequence genome contains these proteins:
- the DUOX1 gene encoding dual oxidase 1 isoform X1 has translation MGFCLALTWTFLVGSWTSMGAQKPISWEVQRFDGWYNNLMEHKWGSKGSRLQRLVPASYADGVYQPLGEPHLPNPRDLSNAAMRGPAGQASLRNRTVLGVFFGYHVLSDLVSVETPGCPAEFLNIRIPPGDPVFDPNGRGDVVLPFQRSRWDPESGQSPSNPRDLTNAVTGWLDGSAIYGSSHSWSDALRSFSGGQLASGPDPAFPRNAQPPLLMWSAPDPASGQRGPGGLYAFGAERGNRDPFLQALGLLWFRYHNLCAQRLARQHPHWGDEELFQHARKRVIATYQNIALYEWLPSFLQQAPVKYAGYNPFLDPSISPEFLVASEQFFSTMVPPGIYMRNASCHFQEVINRNSSISRALRVCNSYWSRKHPNLRRAEDVDALLLGMASQIAEREDHVVVEDVLDFWPGSLKFSRTDHVAGCLQRGRDLGLPSYTKARAALGLPPITRWQDINPALSQNNHTVLEATAALYNQDLSQLELLPGGLLESHGDPGPLFSAIVLNQFVRLRDGDRYWFENTRNGLFSEEEIAEIRNTSLRDVLVAVTNMNPSTLQPNVFFWHMGDPCPQPRQLSTQGLPACAPSTMQDYFEGSGFGFGVTIGTLCCFPLVSLLSAWIVARLRKKNFKKLQGQDRKSVMSEKLVGGMEALEWQGHKEPCQPVLVHLQPGQISVVDGRLSVLRTIQLRPPQQVNLILSGNRGRRALLLKIPKEYDLVLLFNLEEERQVLVENLRGALKESGLKFQEWELREQELMRTAVTRQQRSHLLETFFRHLFSQVLDIDQADAGTLPLDSSQKVQEALTCELSRAEFAESLGLKPQDMFVESMFSLADKDGNGYLSFREFLDILVVFMKGSPEEKSRLMFRMYDFDGNGLISKDEFIRMLRSFIEISNNCLSKAQLTEVVESMFRESGFQDKEELTWEDFHFMLRDHDSELRFTQLCVRGVEVPEVIKDLCRRASYISQEKICPSPRVSARCPHSNTEVEWTPQRLQCPVDTDPPQEIRRRFGKKVTSFQPLLFTEAQREKFQRSRRHQTLQQFKRFIENYRRHIGCVAVFYAITGGLFLERAYYYAFGAHHMGITDTTRVGIILSRGTAASISFMFSYILLTMCRNLITFLRETFLNRYVPFDAAVDFHRLIASTAIVLTVLHSAGHVVNVYLFSISPLSVLSCLFPGLFHNDGSEFPQKYYWWFFQTVPGLTGVMLLLVLAIMYVFASHHFRRHSFRGFWLTHHLYILLYVLLIIHGSFGLIQLPRFHIFFLVPALIYVGDKLVSLSRKKVEISVVKAELLPSGVTHLQFQRPQGFEYKSGQWVQIACLALGTTEYHPFTLTSAPHEDTLSLHIRAAGPWTTRLREIYSPPTGDGCAKYPKLYLDGPFGEGHQEWHKFEVSVLVGGGIGVTPFASILKDLVFKSSVSCQVFCKKIYFIWVTRTQRQFEWLADIIREVEENDCQDLVSVHIYITQLAEKFDLRTTMLYICERHFQKVLNRSLFTGLRSITHFGRPPFEPFFKSLQEVHPQVRKIGVFSCGPPGMTKNVEKACQLINRQDRTHFSHHYENF, from the exons GGTTCCAGCCAGCTATGCAGATGGTGTGTACCAGCCCTTGGGAGAACCTCACCTGCCTAACCCCAGAGACCTTAGCAACGCTGCCATGAGGGGCCCTGCAGGGCAGGCCTCCCTGCGAAACCGAACAGTGCTAGGAGTCTTCTTTG GCTACCACGTGCTCTCGGACCTGGTGAGCGTGGAGACACCCGGCTGCCCAGCCGAGTTCCTCAACATCCGCATCCCGCCCGGGGACCCGGTGTTCGACCCCAACGGGCGCGGGGACGTGGTCCTCCCCTTCCAGAGGAGCCGCTGGGACCCCGAGAGCGGACAGAGCCCCAGTAACCCCCGGGACCTG ACCAACGCCGTGACGGGCTGGCTGGACGGCAGCGCCATCTACGGCTCCTCGCACTCCTGGAGCGACGCGCTGCGGAGCTTCTCCGGGGGGCAGCTGGCGTCGGGGCCCGACCCCGCCTTCCCCCGGAACGCGCAACCGCCCCTGCTCATGTGGAGCGCGCCCGACCCCGCCAGCGGCCAGCGCGGGCCCGGGGGCCTGTACG CCTTCGGGGCGGAGCGAGGGAACCGCGACCCCTTCCTGCAGGCGCTGGGCCTGCTGTGGTTCCGCTACCACAACCTGTGCGCGCAGCGGCTGGCCCGCCAGCACCCGCACTGGGGGGACGAGGAGCTGTTCCAGCACGCGCGCAAGAGGGTCATTGCCACCTACCAG AACATTGCTCTCTATGAGTGGCTGCCCAGCTTCCTGCAGCAAGCACCAGTGAAGTATGCAG GATATAACCCTTTCCTGGACCCCAGCATCTCCCCAGAGTTCCTGGTGGCCTCTGAGCAGTTCTTCTCCACCATGGTGCCTCCTGGCATTTACATGAG AAATGCCAGTTGTCACTTCCAAGAGGTCATCAATAGGAACTCAAGTATCTCCAGAGCTCTCCGGGTCTGCAATAGCTACTGGAGTCGAAAG CATCCAAACCTACGAAGAGCTGAAGATGTGGACGCGCTACTGCTAGGCATGGCCTCCCAGATCGCTGAGCGAGAGGACCATGTGGTGGTTGAGGATGTGCTAG ATTTCTGGCCTGGGTCCCTGAAGTTTTCCCGTACAGACCACGTGGCTGGCTGTCTACAGAGGGGCCGCGATCTGGGCCTGCCCTCTTATACCAAGGCCAGGGCAGCACTGGGTCTGCCTCCCATTACCAGATGGCAGGACATCAACCCTGCACTCTCCCAGAACAACCACACC GTGCTGGAGGCCACAGCTGCCCTGTACAACCAGGACCTATCCCAGCTAGAGCTGCTCCCCGGGGGGCTCCTGGAGAGCCATGGGGACCCTGGACCCCTCTTCAGTGCCATCGTCCTCAACCAGTTTGTGAGGCTGCGGGATGGCGACCGCTACTGGTTTGAGAATACCAGGAATGG GCTGTTCTCTGAGGAAGAAATCGCAGAGATCAGAAATACTTCCCTACGGGATGTTCTAGTGGCTGTCACCAACATGAACCCTAGTACCCTGCAGCCCAATGTCTTCTTCTGGCATATGG gaGACCCCTGCCCACAGCCAAGACAGCTCAGCACTCAGGGCTTGCCAGCCTGTGCTCCCTCCACCATGCAGGACTATTTTGAAGGCAGTGGATTTGGCTTTGGAGTCACCATTGGGActctctgctgcttccccctCG TGAGCCTGCTTAGTGCCTGGATTGTTGCCCGGCTCcgaaagaaaaatttcaagaagCTCCAGGGCCAGGACCGCAAAAGCGTCATGTCTGAGAAGCTCGTTGGGGGCATGGAAG CATTGGAATGGCAGGGCCACAAGGAGCCTTGTCAGCCTGTGCTCGTGCACCTGCAGCCTGGGCAGATCTCTGTGGTGGATGGCAGGCTGTCTGTGCTCCGCACCATCCAGCTACGGCCCCCCCAGCAGGTCAACCTCATCCTATCTGGCAACCGCGGACGCCGGGCCCTGCTGCTCAAGATCCCCAAGGAGTATGACCTG GTGCTGCTGTTTAACCTGGAGGAAGAGCGGCAGGTGCTGGTGGAAAACCTTCGGGGGGCCCTGAAGGAGAGCGGACTGAAGTTCCAGGAGTGGGAACTGCGGGAGCAGGAACTGATGAGGACAGCTGTGACACGACAGCAGAGGAGCCATCTCCTGGAGACCTTTTTCAGGCACCTTTTCTCCCAG GTGCTGGACATTGACCAGGCAGATGCAGGGACCCTGCCTCTGGACTCATCCCAGAAGGTACAGGAGGCCCTGACTTGCGAGCTGAGCAGAGCTGAGTTTGCCGAGTCCCTGGGCCTTAAGCCCCAGGACATGTTTGTGGAGTCCATGTTCTCTCTGGCTGACAAAGATGGCAATGGCTACCTGTCCTTCCGGGAGTTTCTGGACATCCTGGTGGTCTTCATGAAAG GTTCTCCTGAGGAGAAGTCTCGCCTTATGTTCCGCATGTATGACTTTGATGGGAATGGTCTCATTTCCAAGGATGAGTTCATCAGGATGCTGAG GTCCTTCATCGAGATCTCCAACAACTGTCTGTCCAAGGCTCAGCTGACTGAGGTGGTAGAGTCCATGTTCCGGGAGTCAGGCTTCCAGGACAAGGAGGAACTGACGTGGGAGGACTTCCACTTCATGCTGCGGGATCATGACAGTGAGCTCCGATTCACGCAGCTCTGCGTCAGAG GGGTGGAAGTACCTGAAGTCATCAAAGACCTATGCCGGCGAGCCTCCTACATTAGTCAGGAAAAGATCTG TCCCTCCCCCAGAGTGAGTGCTCGCTGTCCCCACAGCAACACTGAGGTGGAGTGGACACCACAGAGACTGCAGTGCCCCGTGGACACAGACCCTCCCCAGGAGATTCGTCGGAGGTTTGGCAAGAA GGTAACATCATTCCAGCCCCTGCTGTTCACGGAGGCTCAACGGGAGAAGTTCCAACGCAGCCGCCGCCACCAGACCTTGCAGCAGTTCAAGCGCTTCATCGAGAACTACCGACGCCACATTGGCTGTGTGGCTGTGTTCTATGCCATCACTGGCGGCCTTTTCCTGGAGCGGGCCTACT ACTATGCCTTTGGGGCTCACCACATGGGCATCACGGACACCACCCGTGTGGGCATCATCCTGTCCCGGGGCACAGCCGCCAGCATCTCCTTCATGTTCTCCTACATCCTGCTCACCATGTGCCGCAACCTCATCACCTTCCTGCGAGAGACCTTCCTCAACCGCTATGTGCCCTTCGACGCTGCCGTGGACTTCCATCGGCTCATTGCCTCCACTGCCATCGTCCTCACAG TCTTACACAGTGCGGGCCACGTGGTGAATGTGTACCTGTTCTCCATCAGCCCACTCAGCgtcctctcctgcctcttccctggACTTTTCCACAATGATGG ATCTGAGTTTCCCCAGAAATATTATTGGTGGTTCTTTCAGACTGTGCCAG GCCTCACGGGGGTCATGCTGCTCCTGGTCCTGGCCATCATGTATGTCTTCGCCTCCCACCACTTCCGTCGCCACAGCTTCCGGGGCTTCTGGCTGACCCACCACCTCTACATCCTGCTCTACGTGCTG CTCATCATCCACGGCAGCTTTGGCCTCATCCAGCTGCCCCGTTTCCACATCTTCTTCCTGGTCCCGGCACTAATCTATGTGGGGGACAAGCTGGTGAGCCTGAGCCGGAAGAAGGTGGAGATCAGCGTGGTGAAGGCAGAGTTGCTGCCCTCAG GCGTGACCCACCTGCAGTTCCAGCGGCCCCAAGGCTTTGAATATAAGTCGGGACAGTGGGTGCAGATTGCCTGCCTGGCTCTGGGCACCACTGAGTACCACCCCTTCACACTGACTTCTGCACCCCATGAGGACACACTCAGCCTGCACATCCGGGCAGCAGGGCCTTGGACCACTCGTCTCAGGGAGATCTACTCACCTCCAACAGGAGATGGCTGTGCCAAATACCCAAAG CTGTACCTTGATGGACCATTTGGAGAGGGTCACCAGGAGTGGCATAAGTTTGAGGTATCAGTGCTGGTGGGAGGGGGCATTGGGGTCACCCCCTTTGCCTCCATCCTCAAAGACCTGGTCTTCAAGTCATCAGTCAGCTGCCAAGTGTTCTGTAAGAAG ATCTACTTCATCTGGGTGACACGAACCCAGCGGCAGTTTGAGTGGCTGGCTGACATCATCCGGGAGGTAGAGGAGAATGACtgtcaggacctggtgtctgtgcaCATCTACATCACCCAGCTGGCTGAGAAGTTTGACCTCAGGACCACCATGTTG taCATTTGTGAGCGGCACTTCCAGAAGGTGCTGAACCGGAGCCTGTTCACGGGCCTACGCTCCATCACCCACTTCGGCCGCCCTCCCTTCGAGCCATTCTTCAAGTCCCTGCAGGAGGTCCACCCACAG GTCCGGAAGATTGGGGTGTTTAGCTGTGGCCCCCCTGGCATGACCAAGAATGTGGAAAAGGCCTGTCAGCTCATCAATAGGCAGGACCGGACTCACTTCTCCCACCATTATGAGAACTTCTAG
- the SHF gene encoding SH2 domain-containing adapter protein F isoform X4, which produces MEPYEAQKMMAEIRSSKETAAQPLPLYDTPYEPEEEGTTPEGEGTPWPRESRLPEDDERPPEEYDQPWEWKKERISKAFAVDIKVIKDLPWPPPVGQLDSSPSLPDGDRDISGPASPLPEPSLEDSSAQFEGSEKSCLSPGREEKGRLPPRLSAGNPKSAKPLGMEPSSPLGEWTDPALPLENQVWYHGAISRTDAENLLRLCKEASYLVRNSETSKNDFSLSLKSSQGFMHMKLSRTKEHKYVLGQNSPPFSSVPEIVHHYASRKLPIKGAEHMSLLYPVAIRTL; this is translated from the exons ATGGAGCCCTATGAAGCCCAAAAGATGATGGCTG AGATCCGGAGCTCCAAGGAGACAGCAGCTCAGCCCCTGCCTCTGTATGACACGCCCTAtgagccagaggaggaggggacCACCCCAGAGGGTGAGGGGACCCCTTGGCCTCGGGAGTCCCGGCTGCCAGAGGATGATGAGAGGCCCCCCGAGGAGTATGACCAGCCCTGGGAGTGGAAGAAGGAGCGGATTTCCAAAGCCTTTGCAG TTGACATTAAGGTCATCAAAGACCTACCTTGGCCTCCACCGGTGGGACAGCTGGacagcagcccctccctgccTGATGGGGACAGGGACATCTCCGGTCCAGCCTcacccctccctgagcccagccTGGAGGACAGCAGCG CCCAGTTTGAAGGATCTGAGAAGAGCTGCCTGTCACCTGGCCGGGAGGAGAAGGGGCGGCTACCTCCCcgactctctgcagggaaccccaAGTCAGCCAAGCCCCTAGGCATGGAGCCCAGCAGCCCCTTGGGGGAGTGGACAGACCCAGCACTGCCTCTGGAAAACCAGGT CTGGTACCACGGGGCCATCAGTCGAACAGATGCCGAGAACCTGCTCCGGCTGTGCAAAGAGGCCAGCTACCTGGTGCGCAACAGTGAGACCAGCAAGAATGATTTCTCCCTGTCCCTCAA GAGCAGTCAGGGCTTCATGCACATGAAGCTGTCCCGGACCAAGGAACACAAGTACGTGCTGGGCCAGAACAGCCCCCCCTTCAGCAGCGTCCCTGAAATCGTGCACCACTACGCCAGCCGCAAGCTGCCCATCAAGGGGGCCGAGCACATGTCCCTGCTCTACCCTGTGGCCATTCGGACTCTGTAG
- the DUOX1 gene encoding dual oxidase 1 isoform X2 has translation MGFCLALTWTFLVGSWTSMGAQKPISWEVQRFDGWYNNLMEHKWGSKGSRLQRLVPASYADGVYQPLGEPHLPNPRDLSNAAMRGPAGQASLRNRTVLGVFFGYHVLSDLVSVETPGCPAEFLNIRIPPGDPVFDPNGRGDVVLPFQRSRWDPESGQSPSNPRDLTNAVTGWLDGSAIYGSSHSWSDALRSFSGGQLASGPDPAFPRNAQPPLLMWSAPDPASGQRGPGGLYAFGAERGNRDPFLQALGLLWFRYHNLCAQRLARQHPHWGDEELFQHARKRVIATYQNIALYEWLPSFLQQAPVKYAGYNPFLDPSISPEFLVASEQFFSTMVPPGIYMRNASCHFQEVINRNSSISRALRVCNSYWSRKHPNLRRAEDVDALLLGMASQIAEREDHVVVEDVLDFWPGSLKFSRTDHVAGCLQRGRDLGLPSYTKARAALGLPPITRWQDINPALSQNNHTVLEATAALYNQDLSQLELLPGGLLESHGDPGPLFSAIVLNQFVRLRDGDRYWFENTRNGLFSEEEIAEIRNTSLRDVLVAVTNMNPSTLQPNVFFWHMGDPCPQPRQLSTQGLPACAPSTMQDYFEGSGFGFGVTIGTLCCFPLVSLLSAWIVARLRKKNFKKLQGQDRKSVMSEKLVGGMEALEWQGHKEPCQPVLVHLQPGQISVVDGRLSVLRTIQLRPPQQVNLILSGNRGRRALLLKIPKEYDLVLLFNLEEERQVLVENLRGALKESGLKFQEWELREQELMRTAVTRQQRSHLLETFFRHLFSQVLDIDQADAGTLPLDSSQKVQEALTCELSRAEFAESLGLKPQDMFVESMFSLADKDGNGYLSFREFLDILVVFMKGSPEEKSRLMFRMYDFDGNGLISKDEFIRMLRSFIEISNNCLSKAQLTEVVESMFRESGFQDKEELTWEDFHFMLRDHDSELRFTQLCVRGVEVPEVIKDLCRRASYISQEKICNTEVEWTPQRLQCPVDTDPPQEIRRRFGKKVTSFQPLLFTEAQREKFQRSRRHQTLQQFKRFIENYRRHIGCVAVFYAITGGLFLERAYYYAFGAHHMGITDTTRVGIILSRGTAASISFMFSYILLTMCRNLITFLRETFLNRYVPFDAAVDFHRLIASTAIVLTVLHSAGHVVNVYLFSISPLSVLSCLFPGLFHNDGSEFPQKYYWWFFQTVPGLTGVMLLLVLAIMYVFASHHFRRHSFRGFWLTHHLYILLYVLLIIHGSFGLIQLPRFHIFFLVPALIYVGDKLVSLSRKKVEISVVKAELLPSGVTHLQFQRPQGFEYKSGQWVQIACLALGTTEYHPFTLTSAPHEDTLSLHIRAAGPWTTRLREIYSPPTGDGCAKYPKLYLDGPFGEGHQEWHKFEVSVLVGGGIGVTPFASILKDLVFKSSVSCQVFCKKIYFIWVTRTQRQFEWLADIIREVEENDCQDLVSVHIYITQLAEKFDLRTTMLYICERHFQKVLNRSLFTGLRSITHFGRPPFEPFFKSLQEVHPQVRKIGVFSCGPPGMTKNVEKACQLINRQDRTHFSHHYENF, from the exons GGTTCCAGCCAGCTATGCAGATGGTGTGTACCAGCCCTTGGGAGAACCTCACCTGCCTAACCCCAGAGACCTTAGCAACGCTGCCATGAGGGGCCCTGCAGGGCAGGCCTCCCTGCGAAACCGAACAGTGCTAGGAGTCTTCTTTG GCTACCACGTGCTCTCGGACCTGGTGAGCGTGGAGACACCCGGCTGCCCAGCCGAGTTCCTCAACATCCGCATCCCGCCCGGGGACCCGGTGTTCGACCCCAACGGGCGCGGGGACGTGGTCCTCCCCTTCCAGAGGAGCCGCTGGGACCCCGAGAGCGGACAGAGCCCCAGTAACCCCCGGGACCTG ACCAACGCCGTGACGGGCTGGCTGGACGGCAGCGCCATCTACGGCTCCTCGCACTCCTGGAGCGACGCGCTGCGGAGCTTCTCCGGGGGGCAGCTGGCGTCGGGGCCCGACCCCGCCTTCCCCCGGAACGCGCAACCGCCCCTGCTCATGTGGAGCGCGCCCGACCCCGCCAGCGGCCAGCGCGGGCCCGGGGGCCTGTACG CCTTCGGGGCGGAGCGAGGGAACCGCGACCCCTTCCTGCAGGCGCTGGGCCTGCTGTGGTTCCGCTACCACAACCTGTGCGCGCAGCGGCTGGCCCGCCAGCACCCGCACTGGGGGGACGAGGAGCTGTTCCAGCACGCGCGCAAGAGGGTCATTGCCACCTACCAG AACATTGCTCTCTATGAGTGGCTGCCCAGCTTCCTGCAGCAAGCACCAGTGAAGTATGCAG GATATAACCCTTTCCTGGACCCCAGCATCTCCCCAGAGTTCCTGGTGGCCTCTGAGCAGTTCTTCTCCACCATGGTGCCTCCTGGCATTTACATGAG AAATGCCAGTTGTCACTTCCAAGAGGTCATCAATAGGAACTCAAGTATCTCCAGAGCTCTCCGGGTCTGCAATAGCTACTGGAGTCGAAAG CATCCAAACCTACGAAGAGCTGAAGATGTGGACGCGCTACTGCTAGGCATGGCCTCCCAGATCGCTGAGCGAGAGGACCATGTGGTGGTTGAGGATGTGCTAG ATTTCTGGCCTGGGTCCCTGAAGTTTTCCCGTACAGACCACGTGGCTGGCTGTCTACAGAGGGGCCGCGATCTGGGCCTGCCCTCTTATACCAAGGCCAGGGCAGCACTGGGTCTGCCTCCCATTACCAGATGGCAGGACATCAACCCTGCACTCTCCCAGAACAACCACACC GTGCTGGAGGCCACAGCTGCCCTGTACAACCAGGACCTATCCCAGCTAGAGCTGCTCCCCGGGGGGCTCCTGGAGAGCCATGGGGACCCTGGACCCCTCTTCAGTGCCATCGTCCTCAACCAGTTTGTGAGGCTGCGGGATGGCGACCGCTACTGGTTTGAGAATACCAGGAATGG GCTGTTCTCTGAGGAAGAAATCGCAGAGATCAGAAATACTTCCCTACGGGATGTTCTAGTGGCTGTCACCAACATGAACCCTAGTACCCTGCAGCCCAATGTCTTCTTCTGGCATATGG gaGACCCCTGCCCACAGCCAAGACAGCTCAGCACTCAGGGCTTGCCAGCCTGTGCTCCCTCCACCATGCAGGACTATTTTGAAGGCAGTGGATTTGGCTTTGGAGTCACCATTGGGActctctgctgcttccccctCG TGAGCCTGCTTAGTGCCTGGATTGTTGCCCGGCTCcgaaagaaaaatttcaagaagCTCCAGGGCCAGGACCGCAAAAGCGTCATGTCTGAGAAGCTCGTTGGGGGCATGGAAG CATTGGAATGGCAGGGCCACAAGGAGCCTTGTCAGCCTGTGCTCGTGCACCTGCAGCCTGGGCAGATCTCTGTGGTGGATGGCAGGCTGTCTGTGCTCCGCACCATCCAGCTACGGCCCCCCCAGCAGGTCAACCTCATCCTATCTGGCAACCGCGGACGCCGGGCCCTGCTGCTCAAGATCCCCAAGGAGTATGACCTG GTGCTGCTGTTTAACCTGGAGGAAGAGCGGCAGGTGCTGGTGGAAAACCTTCGGGGGGCCCTGAAGGAGAGCGGACTGAAGTTCCAGGAGTGGGAACTGCGGGAGCAGGAACTGATGAGGACAGCTGTGACACGACAGCAGAGGAGCCATCTCCTGGAGACCTTTTTCAGGCACCTTTTCTCCCAG GTGCTGGACATTGACCAGGCAGATGCAGGGACCCTGCCTCTGGACTCATCCCAGAAGGTACAGGAGGCCCTGACTTGCGAGCTGAGCAGAGCTGAGTTTGCCGAGTCCCTGGGCCTTAAGCCCCAGGACATGTTTGTGGAGTCCATGTTCTCTCTGGCTGACAAAGATGGCAATGGCTACCTGTCCTTCCGGGAGTTTCTGGACATCCTGGTGGTCTTCATGAAAG GTTCTCCTGAGGAGAAGTCTCGCCTTATGTTCCGCATGTATGACTTTGATGGGAATGGTCTCATTTCCAAGGATGAGTTCATCAGGATGCTGAG GTCCTTCATCGAGATCTCCAACAACTGTCTGTCCAAGGCTCAGCTGACTGAGGTGGTAGAGTCCATGTTCCGGGAGTCAGGCTTCCAGGACAAGGAGGAACTGACGTGGGAGGACTTCCACTTCATGCTGCGGGATCATGACAGTGAGCTCCGATTCACGCAGCTCTGCGTCAGAG GGGTGGAAGTACCTGAAGTCATCAAAGACCTATGCCGGCGAGCCTCCTACATTAGTCAGGAAAAGATCTG CAACACTGAGGTGGAGTGGACACCACAGAGACTGCAGTGCCCCGTGGACACAGACCCTCCCCAGGAGATTCGTCGGAGGTTTGGCAAGAA GGTAACATCATTCCAGCCCCTGCTGTTCACGGAGGCTCAACGGGAGAAGTTCCAACGCAGCCGCCGCCACCAGACCTTGCAGCAGTTCAAGCGCTTCATCGAGAACTACCGACGCCACATTGGCTGTGTGGCTGTGTTCTATGCCATCACTGGCGGCCTTTTCCTGGAGCGGGCCTACT ACTATGCCTTTGGGGCTCACCACATGGGCATCACGGACACCACCCGTGTGGGCATCATCCTGTCCCGGGGCACAGCCGCCAGCATCTCCTTCATGTTCTCCTACATCCTGCTCACCATGTGCCGCAACCTCATCACCTTCCTGCGAGAGACCTTCCTCAACCGCTATGTGCCCTTCGACGCTGCCGTGGACTTCCATCGGCTCATTGCCTCCACTGCCATCGTCCTCACAG TCTTACACAGTGCGGGCCACGTGGTGAATGTGTACCTGTTCTCCATCAGCCCACTCAGCgtcctctcctgcctcttccctggACTTTTCCACAATGATGG ATCTGAGTTTCCCCAGAAATATTATTGGTGGTTCTTTCAGACTGTGCCAG GCCTCACGGGGGTCATGCTGCTCCTGGTCCTGGCCATCATGTATGTCTTCGCCTCCCACCACTTCCGTCGCCACAGCTTCCGGGGCTTCTGGCTGACCCACCACCTCTACATCCTGCTCTACGTGCTG CTCATCATCCACGGCAGCTTTGGCCTCATCCAGCTGCCCCGTTTCCACATCTTCTTCCTGGTCCCGGCACTAATCTATGTGGGGGACAAGCTGGTGAGCCTGAGCCGGAAGAAGGTGGAGATCAGCGTGGTGAAGGCAGAGTTGCTGCCCTCAG GCGTGACCCACCTGCAGTTCCAGCGGCCCCAAGGCTTTGAATATAAGTCGGGACAGTGGGTGCAGATTGCCTGCCTGGCTCTGGGCACCACTGAGTACCACCCCTTCACACTGACTTCTGCACCCCATGAGGACACACTCAGCCTGCACATCCGGGCAGCAGGGCCTTGGACCACTCGTCTCAGGGAGATCTACTCACCTCCAACAGGAGATGGCTGTGCCAAATACCCAAAG CTGTACCTTGATGGACCATTTGGAGAGGGTCACCAGGAGTGGCATAAGTTTGAGGTATCAGTGCTGGTGGGAGGGGGCATTGGGGTCACCCCCTTTGCCTCCATCCTCAAAGACCTGGTCTTCAAGTCATCAGTCAGCTGCCAAGTGTTCTGTAAGAAG ATCTACTTCATCTGGGTGACACGAACCCAGCGGCAGTTTGAGTGGCTGGCTGACATCATCCGGGAGGTAGAGGAGAATGACtgtcaggacctggtgtctgtgcaCATCTACATCACCCAGCTGGCTGAGAAGTTTGACCTCAGGACCACCATGTTG taCATTTGTGAGCGGCACTTCCAGAAGGTGCTGAACCGGAGCCTGTTCACGGGCCTACGCTCCATCACCCACTTCGGCCGCCCTCCCTTCGAGCCATTCTTCAAGTCCCTGCAGGAGGTCCACCCACAG GTCCGGAAGATTGGGGTGTTTAGCTGTGGCCCCCCTGGCATGACCAAGAATGTGGAAAAGGCCTGTCAGCTCATCAATAGGCAGGACCGGACTCACTTCTCCCACCATTATGAGAACTTCTAG